In Humulus lupulus chromosome 6, drHumLupu1.1, whole genome shotgun sequence, a single genomic region encodes these proteins:
- the LOC133782674 gene encoding homeobox-leucine zipper protein ATHB-15-like isoform X2: protein MIKKEEPKPWNVPEVLRPLYESSTVLAQKTAMALRQLRQIAHEVSRSNVTGWGRRPAALRVLSQRLSRGFNEALNGFTDEGWSMMGNDGMDDVTILVNSSPDKQMALNLSFATEFPAVSNAVLCAKASMLLQA from the exons ATGATAAAGAAAGAGGAGCCTAAG CCATGGAATGTGCCAGAAGTATTGCGTCCACTATACGAGTCATCTACTGTTCTTGCTCAAAAGACAGCAATG GCATTAAGGCAGCTAAGGCAGATAGCCCATGAGGTTTCTCGGTCTAATGTCACTGGCTGGGGTAGACGTCCTGCTGCTCTAAGAGTACTGAGCCAAAGGCTAAGCAG GGGTTTTAATGAGGCACTTAATGGCTTTACTGATGAGGGGTGGTCAATGATGGGAAACGATGGCATGGATGATGTTACTATCCTTGTAAATTCATCTCCTGACAAACAAATGGCCTTAAATCTTTCTTTCGCAACTGAATTTCCAGCTGTCAGCAATGCAGTTTTATGTGCTAAAGCCTCTATGCTGTTACAG GCATAG
- the LOC133782674 gene encoding homeobox-leucine zipper protein ATHB-15-like isoform X3 encodes MVALRQLRQIAHEVSRSNVTGWGRRPAALRVLSQRLSRGFNEALNGFTDEGWSMMGNDGMDDVTILVNSSPDKQMALNLSFATEFPAVSNAVLCAKASMLLQA; translated from the exons ATGGTA GCATTAAGGCAGCTAAGGCAGATAGCCCATGAGGTTTCTCGGTCTAATGTCACTGGCTGGGGTAGACGTCCTGCTGCTCTAAGAGTACTGAGCCAAAGGCTAAGCAG GGGTTTTAATGAGGCACTTAATGGCTTTACTGATGAGGGGTGGTCAATGATGGGAAACGATGGCATGGATGATGTTACTATCCTTGTAAATTCATCTCCTGACAAACAAATGGCCTTAAATCTTTCTTTCGCAACTGAATTTCCAGCTGTCAGCAATGCAGTTTTATGTGCTAAAGCCTCTATGCTGTTACAG GCATAG
- the LOC133782674 gene encoding homeobox-leucine zipper protein ATHB-15-like isoform X1 — translation MIKKEEPKPWNVPEVLRPLYESSTVLAQKTAMVALRQLRQIAHEVSRSNVTGWGRRPAALRVLSQRLSRGFNEALNGFTDEGWSMMGNDGMDDVTILVNSSPDKQMALNLSFATEFPAVSNAVLCAKASMLLQA, via the exons ATGATAAAGAAAGAGGAGCCTAAG CCATGGAATGTGCCAGAAGTATTGCGTCCACTATACGAGTCATCTACTGTTCTTGCTCAAAAGACAGCAATGGTA GCATTAAGGCAGCTAAGGCAGATAGCCCATGAGGTTTCTCGGTCTAATGTCACTGGCTGGGGTAGACGTCCTGCTGCTCTAAGAGTACTGAGCCAAAGGCTAAGCAG GGGTTTTAATGAGGCACTTAATGGCTTTACTGATGAGGGGTGGTCAATGATGGGAAACGATGGCATGGATGATGTTACTATCCTTGTAAATTCATCTCCTGACAAACAAATGGCCTTAAATCTTTCTTTCGCAACTGAATTTCCAGCTGTCAGCAATGCAGTTTTATGTGCTAAAGCCTCTATGCTGTTACAG GCATAG